In Hippoglossus hippoglossus isolate fHipHip1 chromosome 24, fHipHip1.pri, whole genome shotgun sequence, a single genomic region encodes these proteins:
- the flrt2 gene encoding leucine-rich repeat transmembrane protein FLRT2, translating into MEFLAGPWNKDWASFLQFWLTVILSLQMQFSPVATCPDECRCDKLFVYCNERSLTSVPLGIEEGFKVLYLHNNQINSAGFPMELHNLASVETVYLYGNQLDEFPINLPKNTKILHLQENNIQTISKAALAQLTKLEELHLDDNSISTVGVEEGAFREALSLKLLFLTKNHLSSVPIGLPEDLKELRLDENRIAIIAEEAFQNVTRLQRLLLDGNLLTDEGIAPGTFQDLANLRELALARNSLTFPPPLLPSQALVKLNLQENQINQIPVAAFADLNRLEKLDVSGNQLQTLTQGVFDGLSSLRHLIVRNNPWHCDCAVKWVVVWLKSLPTAINARGFVCLSPDKVRGMAIRELTLDIIECPVEADQPPWPTLRSTPPPPPTTTPITTMISNVITTSVPYYFDSPSPPLPPIHINPPGPLPPYEDPLQISFNVVNATNIEVSWDSYFTVTGYKVTWVKRGQTQINEGMREQTVSGGRRHISLLDLEPRSVYRICVHVLDTLNSYRPGEDTICSEARTKPALSSKIPGRDQAPQESINSTLLMAGIIGGAVLIILVTLLSLFCWHMHRKSRSASTKWKYNRGRRKDDYCEAGTKKDNSILEMTETSFQIVALNNEQLLKGDFRIQPIYTPNGGIGFRECHLSNNSIVYCKSSNVPSTEFCQT; encoded by the coding sequence ATGGAGTTTCTGGCTGGACCCTGGAATAAAGATTGGGCTTCATTCTTGCAGTTTTGGTTGACTGTCATACTAAGCCTCCAAATGCAATTCAGCCCAGTTGCCACTTGCCCGGATGAGTGTCGTTGTGACAAATTATTTGTGTACTGCAATGAACGCAGCCTGACATCAGTGCCTCTTGGGATAGAGGAGGGCTTCAAGGTCCTCTACCTACATAACAACCAGATCAACAGTGCTGGCTTCCCTATGGAACTTCACAATCTGGCCTCTGTGGAGACAGTCTATCTCTATGGCAACCAGCTGGACGAGTTTCCGATCAATTTGCCCAAAAACACCAAGATCTTGCACCTCCAGGAGAACAATATCCAAACGATCTCCAAGGCAGCCCTGGCTCAGCTAACTAAATTAGAGGAGCTGCACCTTGATGATAACTCCATCTCCACAGTGGGGGTGGAAGAAGGCGCCTTTAGGGAGGCATTAAGCCTCAAACTCCTTTTCCTCACCAAGAACCACTTAAGCAGCGTTCCCATTGGCCTTCCTGAGGACCTGAAGGAGCTGCGGTTGGATGAGAACCGCATTGCTATCATTGCAGAGGAGGCCTTCCAGAATGTGACGCGCctgcagcgcctcctgctggaTGGGAACCTGTTGACGGATGAGGGCATTGCGCCAGGGACCTTCCAGGACCTAGCCAACCTCCGCGAGCTGGCTCTGGCCCGCAATTCACTCACtttcccccctcccctcctacCCAGCCAGGCACTGGTCAAACTCAACTTGCAGGAGAACCAGATTAACCAGATCCCTGTTGCAGCGTTCGCTGACCTAAACAGGCTGGAAAAACTGGATGTCTCCGGCAACCAGCTCCAGACTCTAACACAGGGTGTGTTTGACGGCCTGTCAAGCCTAAGGCATCTCATAGTCCGTAACAACCCCTGGCACTGTGACTGTGCAGTGAAATGGGTGGTGGTGTGGCTCAAGTCTTTGCCCACCGCCATCAACGCCCGGGGGTTTGTGTGCCTGAGTCCAGACAAGGTGCGTGGCATGGCAATCAGAGAGCTCACGCTGGATATTATTGAGTGCCCAGTTGAAGCCGATCAGCCACCCTGGCCCACACTCCGCTCTacaccccctcccccacccaccaccacccctaTCACCACCATGATCTCCAATGTCATCACAACATCCGTCCCTTACTACTTTGACTCACCCTCCCCACCCTTACCCCCAATCCATATTAACCCTCCTGGCCCCCTTCCTCCGTATGAGGACCCCCTTCAGATCTCCTTCAATGTGGTCAACGCCACCAATATTGAGGTTAGCTGGGATTCCTATTTCACTGTCACAGGCTACAAGGTCACTTGGGTCAAAAGGGGCCAAACCCAAATAAACGAAGGAATGCGGGAGCAGACGGTGAGTGGGGGCCGGCGGCATATTAGCCTCCTTGACCTGGAGCCCCGGTCTGTGTATCGGATCTGTGTACACGTGCTGGACACCCTTAACTCCTACAGGCCTGGAGAGGATACTATATGCTCCGAGGCCAGGACCAAGCCTGCTTTGTCATCTAAGATTCCTGGTAGAGACCAAGCTCCTCAGGAGAGCATCAATTCAACTCTGCTAATGGCTGGGATCATAGGTGGGGCGGTTCTTATCATCCTGGTAACGCTGCTCAGTCTGTTCTGCTGGCATATGCACAGGAAGAGCCGGTCAGCTTCGACCAAGTGGAAATACAACCGCGGCAGGAGAAAAGACGACTACTGCGAGGCAGGAACCAAGAAGGATAACTCCATTCTGGAGATGACTGAGACCAGTTTTCAGATAGTGGCGCTGAACAATGAGCAGCTTCTCAAGGGAGATTTCCGCATTCAACCCATCTATACGCCCAATGGGGGCATTGGATTTAGAGAGTGTCACCTCAGTAACAACAGTATAGTCTACTGCAAGAGCAGCAACGTGCCCAGTACAGAGTTCTGCCAAACGTGA